A section of the Heterodontus francisci isolate sHetFra1 chromosome 7, sHetFra1.hap1, whole genome shotgun sequence genome encodes:
- the LOC137372352 gene encoding zinc finger protein 271-like, with product MEKPWKCVDCGKRFSYPSQLDIHQRSHTGDRPFTCSVCGKGFKSTKDLQAHRHTHTGQRPFTCSECGKGFTQLSNLLTHQRVHTGERPFTCSECGKGFTQSSHLLKHQLVHTDRPFTCSDCEKRFKSAKDLLKHQRVHTGEWPFSCSLCGKGFTHSSRLNEHQFVHTDNRPFQCSDCEKRFKSNKALLTHQRTHTGARPFICSECGKGFTQSANLLRHQRVHTAEGQFTCCECGKGFTQLSHLLTHQRVHTGERPFTCSVCGKGFTRSSSLYIHQRVHTVERPFKCSDCEKSFKSTTDLQTHQRTHTGEKPFNCSECGKGFTQLNTLLTHQRVHTGERPFSCSECGKGFTQLSTLLTHQRGHTGERPFTCFECGKRFTQLANLLTHQRVHSGERPFTCSECGKSFTTSSNLLAHQRFHTGERPFICSECGKGFTQSSHLLLHQLVHTGERPFTCSVCGKGFNQSSNLLSHQRFHTGERPFTCSVCGKGFTQSSRLLTHQQVHI from the coding sequence atggagaaaccatggaaatgtgtggACTGTGGGAAGCGATTCAGTTACCCATCCCAGCTGGATATTCAtcaacgcagtcacactggggataggccgttcacctgctccgtgtgtgggaagggctttaaaAGCACAAAGGATCTACAGGCACACCGACACACTCACACTGggcagaggccattcacctgctctgaatgtgggaagggattcactcagttatccaaccttctgacacaccagcgagttcacactggggagagaccgttcacctgctccgagtgcgggaaaggattcactcaatcTTCCCACCTGCTGAAACATCAGCTTGTTCACACTGACAGACCATTTACATGTTCTGACTGTGAAAAGAGATTTAAAAGTGCAAAGGatttgctgaaacaccagcgagttcatactggggaatggccgttctcctgctctctgtgtgggaagggattcactcactcatcccGGCTCAATGAACACCAATTTGTTCACACTGATAACCGACcttttcaatgttctgactgtgagaagagatttaaaagtaacAAGGCGTTACTGACACACCAACGCACTCATACTGGGGcgaggccgttcatctgctctgagtgtgggaagggattcactcagtcagcaAACCtgttgagacaccagcgagttcacactgcggAGGGACAGTTCACCTGttgtgagtgtgggaagggattcactcagttatcccaccttctaacacaccagcgagttcacacgggggagaggccgttcacctgctccgtgtgtgggaagggattcactcgttcatccagtctctatatacaccagcgagttcacactgtggagagaccatttaaatgttctgactgtgagaagagctttaaaagcacaaCGGATCTACAGACACACCAACGCacgcacactggggagaagccgttcaactgctctgagtgtgggaagggattcactcagttaaataccctgctgacacaccagcgagttcacactggggagaggccgttcagctgctctgagtgtgggaagggattcactcagttatccaccctgttgacacaccagcgaggtcacactggggagaggccattcacctgctttgagtgtgggaagagattcactcagctagccaaccttctaacacaccagcgagttcacagtggggagagaccattcacctgttcTGAGTGTGGGAAGAGTTTCACTACGTCATCCAATCTTCTGGCACACCAGcgatttcacactggggagagaccattcatctgctctgagtgtgggaagggattcactcagtcgtccCACCTGCTGCTACACCAgcttgttcacactggggagagaccattcacctgctctgtgtgtgggaagggattcaatcagTCATCTAACCTGCTATCACACCAGCGATttcacactggggaaaggccattcacctgctctgtgtgtgggaaaggattcactcagtcatctcgcctcctgacacaccagcaagttcacatatAA